A genomic window from Vigna radiata var. radiata cultivar VC1973A chromosome 2, Vradiata_ver6, whole genome shotgun sequence includes:
- the LOC106755702 gene encoding F-box protein At5g07670 — protein sequence MSFRSENQNPNPTTPTPPLKKRWSDLWTKSKPINQMVMAMKLRSLSPRRAAKADATLSPFPAVAIADRTLLLSDQILLKILALVSDSPAQRNSNSLVCKRWLNLQGRLLRSLTISDWNFLLSGRLIHRFPNLNHVDLLSAAFISPRNSAILLSHRVLSVHLHSDLAPNWCFCEENMLPVEVIDNGLATLAAGCPNLRRLHVIGASEMGLLSVAEECPTLQELELQCCSDNVLRGIAACANLQILKLVGHVDGLYSSVVSDIGLTILAQGCKRLVRLELCGCEGSFDGIKAIGKCCLMLEELTFSDHKMDDGWLAAIPFCENLKTLRFQSCKRIDSNPGMEEYLGSCSALERLHLQKCQLRDKKSVSALFSVCRAVREIVLQDCWGLDNSIFSFAMMCRRVKLFYLEGCSLLTTEGLEHVIHSWKELQSLRVVSCKNIKECEISTALATLFTSLKELRWSPDTKSLLQSSVTGITMAKKGGKFFKRAR from the exons ATGTCGTTTCGGTCGGAGAATCAGAACCCAAACCCTACAACTCCCACTCCGCCATTGAAGAAGCGTTGGTCAGACTTATGGACCAAATCCAAACCCATAAACCAAATGGTCATGGCAATGAAGCTTCGCTCTCTCTCTCCTCGCCGCGCAGCCAAAGCCGACGCCACTCTCTCTCCTTTCCCCGCCGTCGCCATCGCCGACCGAACCCTTCTCCTCTCCGACCAGATTCTCCTCAAAATCCTCGCACTCGTCTCCGACTCCCCCGCTCAGCGAAACTCCAACTCTCTTGTCTGCAAGCGCTGGCTCAATCTCCAAGGCCGTCTCCTCCGCTCCCTCACAATCTCCGACTGGAACTTCCTCCTCTCCGGCAGACTCATCCACCGCTTCCCCAATCTCAACCACGTCGACTTGCTCTCCGCCGCCTTCATTTCACCTCGTAATTCCGCCATTCTCCTCAGCCACCGCGTCCTCTCCGTGCACCTCCATTCCGACCTCGCCCCCAATTGGTGCTTCTGCGAGGAAAACATGCTCCCCGTCGAAGTCATCGACAACGGACTCGCCACCCTCGCCGCCGGCTGCCCCAACTTGCGCCGCCTCCACGTCATCGGCGCCAGCGAGATGGGGCTGCTGAGCGTCGCGGAGGAGTGTCCCACTCTGCAGGAACTCGAACTGCAGTGCTGCAGCGACAACGTTCTGCGCGGGATTGCTGCATGTGCGAATCTTCAGATTCTGAAGCTCGTTGGGCATGTTGATGGGCTCTACAGTTCGGTGGTTTCTGATATTGGTTTGACAATTCTGGCGCAGGGGTGCAAGAGGCTGGTGAGGTTGGAGCTTTGTGGGTGCGAAGGGAGTTTTGATGGGATTAAGGCCATTGGGAAGTGTTGTTTAATGTTGGAGGAGTTGACGTTTTCTGATCATAAGATGGATGATGGATGGCTTGCTGCTATCCCCTTTTGTGAGAATTTAAAGACTTTGAGGTTTCAGTCTTGTAAGAGGATTGATTCCAATCCTGGAATGGAGGAGTATTTGGGTTCTTGCTCTGCTCTTGAAAGGTTGCATTTGCAGAAATGTCAGCTTCGGGATAAGAAGAGCGTTTCGGCTCTGTTTTCTGTGTGCAGGGCTGTCAGGGAGATTGTTCTTCAGGACTGTTGGGGATTGGATAATAGCATCTTCTCATTTGCAATGATGTGCAG GCGGGTAAAGTTGTTTTACTTGGAAGGGTGCTCATTATTAACGACAGAAGGTTTGGAGCACGTAATTCATTCATGGAAGGAGCTTCAGAGCCTTAGAGTAGTGTCATGTAAGAATATAAAGGAGTGCGAGATCTCTACTGCGCTGGCAACCCTGTTTACCAGTCTCAAGGAGTTGAGATGGAGCCCTGATACCAAATCACTTCTTCAATCCAGTGTTACAGGGATAACCATGGCAAAAAAAGGTggtaaatttttcaaaagggcTCGATGA
- the LOC106756568 gene encoding uncharacterized protein LOC106756568 translates to MKKEKEKEVVVGSPASGEDIDDKQRPAFPSARFSTRNASSKYDFVKVKVWLGDNADHYYVLSRFLLSRMLTVTKIPNHVAIKIALELKKLLIDNSLLDVSQSDLEVNLFKLMERRGYGDEYINRYKMMTRFHHQRVPLVILVCGTACVGKSTMATQLAQRLNLPNVLQTDMVYELLRTSTDAPLASIPVWAREFGSPEELITEFCRECRVVRKGLAGDLKKAMKDGKPIIIEGMHLDPSIYLVDDENKSPSGVQSENKEINPVVVTLDDNANIQLKDIHVGSSDETNCDSKILSSNEGVSADPVEAVSNSITSMGLSVSIPGQKVASLRELETEKTTISKKKSGPKPIIVPIVLKMAEFDHKALLEEWISSRTFHDKCPDLDNEKLMANLKTMQDYLCSFTSQGLTVVNVSATTFPQTLDWLHGYLLQCIEQGINENVTTQVAAA, encoded by the exons ATgaagaaggagaaagaaaaggaagtggTTGTGGGTTCACCTGCGAGTGGCGAAGACATCGACGATAAGCAACGGCCAGCCTTTCCCTCCGCCAGATTCTCTACCCGCAACGCTTCCTCCAAATACGATTTCGTCAAG GTCAAGGTGTGGTTGGGTGATAATGCGGATCACTACTACGTTCTCTCCAGATTTTTGCTCAGCAGGATGCTCACGGTTACCAAG ATTCCAAACCATGTAGCTATCAAAATTGCCCTCGAGCTGAAGAAGCTGCTCATAGACAACAGCCTTCTAGATGT CTCTCAATCTGATTTGGAGGTTAACCTATTTAAG CTTATGGAGCGGCGGGGATACGGAGATGAGTACATCAATCGCTACAAGATGATGACCAG ATTTCACCACCAAAGAGTTCCATTAGTAATCCTTGTCTGTGGAACTGCTTGTGTTGGGAAGTCTACTATGGCCACTCAGCTTGCACAGAGGCTAAACTTACCAAATGTATTACAG ACAGATATGGTGTATGAATTGTTGCGCACATCAACAGA TGCACCATTGGCATCAATTCCTGTATGGGCTAGAGAATTTGGTTCGCCAGAGGAGTTAATAACTGAGTTTTGCAGAGAATGCAGGGTTGTTCGCAAAG GTTTGGCCGGTGATCTGAAGAAGGCAATGAAAGATGGGAAACCAATTATAATTGAG GGAATGCATTTGGATCCTAGCATTTATTTAGTGGACGATGAGAATAAGTCACCTTCTGGTGTACAGTCAGAAAACAAAGAGATAAATCCAGTCGTTGTGACTTTGGATGATAATGCTAACATACAATTAAAAGATATACATGTGGGTAGCAGTGATGAGACTAACTGTGACTCCAAGATTTTGAGCTCTAATGAAGGAGTATCTGCTGATCCGGTTGAAGCAGTATCAAATTCTATAACGTCCATGGGCCTTTCTGTAAGTATCCCTGGGCAAAAAG TTGCTTCTCTTAGGGAACTGGAGACTGAGAAAACTACCATTAGTAAGAAGAAATCAGGCCCCAAACCAATAATTGTGCCTATTGTGTTGAAGATGGCTGAATTTGATCACAAG GCATTACTTGAGGAATGGATCTCCAGCAGAACATTTCATGACAAATGTCCAGATCTG GATAATGAGAAACTTATGGCCAATTTGAAAACCATGCAGGATTATCTGTGCTCGTTCACATCACAG GGGTTGACTGTGGTCAACGTATCGGCAACAACATTTCCTCAAACATTGGATTGGTTGCATGGTTACCTTCTTCag TGCATCGAGCAAGGTATCAATGAAAATGTTACAACACAAGTAGCTGCAGCATAA
- the LOC106756544 gene encoding choline/ethanolaminephosphotransferase 1 isoform X1, whose protein sequence is MGYIGSHGVTALHKYKYSGVDHSYVAKYVLQPFWTRFVNFFPLWMPPNMITLMGFMFLLVSALLGYIYSPHLDSAPPRWVHFAHGLLLFLYQTFDAVDGKQARRTNSSSPLGELFDHGCDALACTFESLAFGSTAMCGRGTFWWWLISAITFYGATWEHYFTNTLILPVINGPTEGLMIIYICHFFTAIVGAEWWAQPFGKSLPFLSWLPYLEGIPTFKAVLFLMIAFGVTPTVTCNVTNVYKVVKARNGSMPLALAMLYPFVVLVGGVLMWDYLSPSDIMGRYPHLVIIGTGLTFGYLVGRMILAHLCDEPKGLKTGMCVSLVYLPLAIANVLASRLNDGVPLLDERLVLLGYCAFSVALYLHFATSVIHEITNALGIYCFRITRKEA, encoded by the exons ATGGGTTATATTGGGTCTCACGGTGTCACAGCTTTGCACAAATATAAGTATAGTGGAGTAGATCATTCATACGTGGCCAAATATGTACTGCAACCCTTTTGGACTcgctttgttaattttttcccCCTATGGATGCC CCCAAACATG ATAACTCTTATGGGATTCATGTTCTTATTAGTGTCTGCATTGCTTGGTTAT ataTACTCTCCACATTTGGACTCAGCTCCTCCAAGATGGGTTCATTTTGCCCATGGACTACTTCTGTTTTTATACCAG ACATTTGATGCTGTTGATGGGAAGCAAGCTAGACGAACAAATTCCTCAAGCCCGTTGGGGGAGCTCTTTGATCATG GGTGTGATGCACTTGCTTGTACG TTTGAATCATTGGCTTTTGGGAGCACAGCCATGTGTGGAAGAGGTACTTTCTGGTGGTGGTTAATATCTGCAATTACATTTTATGGTGCAACCTGGGAGCA CTACTTCACCAACACACTTATACTGCCTGTTATAAATGGGCCTACAGAGGGTCTGATGATAATATACATCTGTCACTTTTTCACTGCTATCGTGG gTGCTGAGTGGTGGGCTCAGCCATTTGGAAAGTCTTTGCCATTTTTAAGTTGGCTTCCTTATCTCGAAG GAATTCCAACATTCAAAgctgttttgtttttaatgatAGCTTTTGGTGTTACACCGACGGTTACATGCAA TGTTACCAATGTTTATAAGGTTGTGAAGGCAAGGAATGGAAGCATGCCACTTGCACTGGCAatg CTTTACCCATTTGTTGTACTTGTGGGAGGAGTTCTTATGTG GGATTATTTGTCACCATCTGACATCATGGGGAGATATCCACATTTAGTTATTATTGGGACAGGACTTACTTTTGGATACCTTGTG GGGAGGATGATTTTGGCTCATTTATGTGACGAACCTAAGGGTCTAAAAACTGGCATGTGCGTG tCCCTCGTGTATCTCCCATTGGCCATTGCTAATGTTCTTGCATCAAGGCTGAATGACGG GGTTCCTTTATTAGATGAGAGACTAGTTCTTCTTGGTTACTGTGCATTTTCAG TGGCACTTTACTTGCATTTTGCCACATCAGTCATTCATGAAATTACCAATGCCCTGGGAATATATTGTTTCAG GATAACAAGGAAGGAAGCTTGA
- the LOC106756544 gene encoding choline/ethanolaminephosphotransferase 1 isoform X2: MITLMGFMFLLVSALLGYIYSPHLDSAPPRWVHFAHGLLLFLYQTFDAVDGKQARRTNSSSPLGELFDHGCDALACTFESLAFGSTAMCGRGTFWWWLISAITFYGATWEHYFTNTLILPVINGPTEGLMIIYICHFFTAIVGAEWWAQPFGKSLPFLSWLPYLEGIPTFKAVLFLMIAFGVTPTVTCNVTNVYKVVKARNGSMPLALAMLYPFVVLVGGVLMWDYLSPSDIMGRYPHLVIIGTGLTFGYLVGRMILAHLCDEPKGLKTGMCVSLVYLPLAIANVLASRLNDGVPLLDERLVLLGYCAFSVALYLHFATSVIHEITNALGIYCFRITRKEA, translated from the exons ATG ATAACTCTTATGGGATTCATGTTCTTATTAGTGTCTGCATTGCTTGGTTAT ataTACTCTCCACATTTGGACTCAGCTCCTCCAAGATGGGTTCATTTTGCCCATGGACTACTTCTGTTTTTATACCAG ACATTTGATGCTGTTGATGGGAAGCAAGCTAGACGAACAAATTCCTCAAGCCCGTTGGGGGAGCTCTTTGATCATG GGTGTGATGCACTTGCTTGTACG TTTGAATCATTGGCTTTTGGGAGCACAGCCATGTGTGGAAGAGGTACTTTCTGGTGGTGGTTAATATCTGCAATTACATTTTATGGTGCAACCTGGGAGCA CTACTTCACCAACACACTTATACTGCCTGTTATAAATGGGCCTACAGAGGGTCTGATGATAATATACATCTGTCACTTTTTCACTGCTATCGTGG gTGCTGAGTGGTGGGCTCAGCCATTTGGAAAGTCTTTGCCATTTTTAAGTTGGCTTCCTTATCTCGAAG GAATTCCAACATTCAAAgctgttttgtttttaatgatAGCTTTTGGTGTTACACCGACGGTTACATGCAA TGTTACCAATGTTTATAAGGTTGTGAAGGCAAGGAATGGAAGCATGCCACTTGCACTGGCAatg CTTTACCCATTTGTTGTACTTGTGGGAGGAGTTCTTATGTG GGATTATTTGTCACCATCTGACATCATGGGGAGATATCCACATTTAGTTATTATTGGGACAGGACTTACTTTTGGATACCTTGTG GGGAGGATGATTTTGGCTCATTTATGTGACGAACCTAAGGGTCTAAAAACTGGCATGTGCGTG tCCCTCGTGTATCTCCCATTGGCCATTGCTAATGTTCTTGCATCAAGGCTGAATGACGG GGTTCCTTTATTAGATGAGAGACTAGTTCTTCTTGGTTACTGTGCATTTTCAG TGGCACTTTACTTGCATTTTGCCACATCAGTCATTCATGAAATTACCAATGCCCTGGGAATATATTGTTTCAG GATAACAAGGAAGGAAGCTTGA